A stretch of DNA from Microlunatus capsulatus:
TCATCTCCCCGGCGAACACCCGGCACAGGGCCAGCCGGCCGAGGTAGGGGGACGCGTCGAGGTTGGTGACGTGGGCCTGGAGGACCGCGCCCTCCTCGTACTCGGGCGCGGGGACGCCGTCGAGGATGGTGGCGAACAGCGGGCCGAGGTCGTCGGAGTCGGGCATCTCGCCGTTGGCCGGGGCCGTCAGCGAGGCGCGGCCGGCCTTGGCGGAGGCGTAGACGACGGGGAAGTCGAGCACGTCGGTCTCGCCGTCCTCGAGCAGGTCGAGGAACAGCTCGTAGGTCTCCTCGACGACCTCGGTGATCCGGGCGTCGGGCCGGTCGACCTTGTTGACCACGACGATGATCGGGAGGTTCTTGGCCAGCGCCTTGCGCAGCACGAAACGGGTCTGGGGCAGCGGGCCCTCCGACGCGTCGACCAGCAGGACGACGCCGTCGACCATCTCGAGGCCGCGCTCGACCTCACCGCCGAAGTCGGCGTGGCCGGGGGTGTCGATGATGTTGATGATGACGTCCGAGCCGTCCGGGGCGTGGTGCAGCACCGCGGTGTTCTTGGCCAGGATGGTGATGCCCTTCTCACGCTCCAGGTCCATCGAGTCCATGACGCGGTTGTTGACGTCCTGGTTGGCCCGGAAGGCGCCGGACTGCCAGAGCATGGCGTCGACGAGCGTGGTCTTGCCGTGGTCGACGTGGGCCACGATGGCGACGTTGCGCAGGTCAGAGCGAGTGGGCATGCGTGAGGACTTCCTGTTGCAGAGGTGGGGGTCGCGCGGTCGCAACGGCGACGGGCAACCTGTCCGAGTCTACCGACCCGCGCGCCCGGACCCGAATCGTCGCCCGCGCGGACCGCTGCCGCCCCGCCGGGCGTCGTCCTGGCCGGACGCGGCGGCGCCCGTACGCTGGGGAGGTCCCGACGGTGAGGAGACCCAGGTGGCAGGCGGCACGGACTGGTTCAAGGAGTCCTTCCGGCAGGAGTACGAGCAGCACTCGGCCGCGATCGGCCGCTTCAACCTCGCGATCTTCGGCAAGACCGGCGTCGGGAAGTCGACGCTGGTGAACGCGGTCTTCGGCGAGGAGGTCGCCGCCACGGGCATAGGCGAGCCGGTCACCCGCGGCAGCCACCTCTACCTCGACCGGATCGGCCACCTCGGCATCGTCGACACCCAGGGCCTCGAGGTCGGCAAGGACAACAAGGAGATCCTCTCCGAGCTGGCGAAGGCGATGAAGGAGATGCGCCGGCGCCCGCTCTCGGACCAGATCCACGTCGCCTGGTACTGCGTCCGCGGCATGGACCGACGCTTCGAGGAGGCCGAGGCCGACTTCGTCCGGCGGCTCGACGACCTGGGCCTGCCCGTCGTGCTGGTGCTCACCCAGGTGCCCCGCCGCGACGGGCGGTACCACCCCGACGCGGTCGAGCTGGCCCGGCGGATCGAGGAGCACCGGTTGCCGATCGCGGGCGGCCGCCCCTTCTTCGTGTTCGCGAAGGCCGACCCGTTCGCCGACCAGCCCGCGCACGGCCTGCAGGACGTCCTCGATGCCACCTTTCGCGTTGCGCCCGACGGCGTCCACGGAGCCCTCGTCGCGGCGCAGACGATCGATGACGCCCGGAAGGCGAAGGAGGCCCAGGGCTACATAGGCGCGGCGGTCACCGCGGCGGCCGGGGCGGCGTTCATCCCCATCCCCTTCTCCGACGCCGCAGCGCTGGTCCCCATCCAGCTGGGGAT
This window harbors:
- a CDS encoding GTPase family protein produces the protein MAGGTDWFKESFRQEYEQHSAAIGRFNLAIFGKTGVGKSTLVNAVFGEEVAATGIGEPVTRGSHLYLDRIGHLGIVDTQGLEVGKDNKEILSELAKAMKEMRRRPLSDQIHVAWYCVRGMDRRFEEAEADFVRRLDDLGLPVVLVLTQVPRRDGRYHPDAVELARRIEEHRLPIAGGRPFFVFAKADPFADQPAHGLQDVLDATFRVAPDGVHGALVAAQTIDDARKAKEAQGYIGAAVTAAAGAAFIPIPFSDAAALVPIQLGMMAKIAQLYKIKVDRAALLAIASTTAATQAGRATFSGLLKMVPGAGTVAGGVVSAGVATSFTYAMGQAWLAVCQRVARGGLGGVGRALDDEAVREAFVDEFRSRLKIRRGERTGV